The proteins below come from a single Zea mays cultivar B73 chromosome 8, Zm-B73-REFERENCE-NAM-5.0, whole genome shotgun sequence genomic window:
- the LOC100274148 gene encoding transcription factor TGAL1 isoform X2, with the protein MAYASPGTDDTSTDLDTDEKNHMLELGQLVSLTASDSGNKAKDKLLGQKALRRLAQNREAARKSRLRKKAYVEQLENSRLKLSQLEQELQRARQQGIFIPTPGDDQQPNSTSEKGALAFDKDYAGWEDEHRKQISELRAALSAHAGDDELRRIVDGVMAHHHEAFRLKCVAARADAFHVLSGMWKTPVERCFMWLGGFRPSEILKFLASHLDPLTERQLASVHGLQQSSQQAEEGISQRVQALQQSVAETLASSGSPCLPVPAGRAPPPGDDAAPDCSGTMAAAVAKLVALESLVHEADGLRRQTLEQMQRVLTTRQSARALLVISDYLSRLRALSSLWIARPRE; encoded by the exons ATGGCTTATGCAAGCCCCGGGACTGATGATACGTCGACAGATCTAGATACTGACGAGAAGAATCACATG TTGGAGCTAGGGCAGCTTGTGTCCCTTACAGCTTCTGATTCCGGCAACAAAGCAAAGGACAAGCTACTAGGTCAAAAG GCACTGCGCCGTCTGGCCCAGAACCGTGAAGCTGCTAGGAAAAGCCGTCTAAGAAAGAAG GCATACGTTGAGCAACTTGAGAATAGCAGGCTGAAACTTAGCCAGCTGGAGCAGGAACTCCAGCGTGCTCGCCAACag GGCATCTTCATTCCTACTCCGGGAGACGACCAGCAGCCAAACTCTACTAGTGAAAAAG GTGCTTTGGCGTTTGACAAGGACTACGCTGGATGGGAAGACGAGCACAGGAAGCAGATAAGCGAGCTGAGGGCCGCGCTCAGCGCACACGCCGGTGACGACGAGCTCCGGCGCATCGTGGACGGCGTCATGGCGCATCACCACGAAGCGTTCAGGCTCAAGTGCGTGGCAGCCAGGGCCGACGCCTTCCACGTGCTGTCGGGGATGTGGAAGACCCCCGTGGAGAGGTGCTTTATGTGGCTGGGCGGATTTCGACCGTCAGAGATTCTAAAG TTCCTCGCAAGCCATCTGGACCCCCTCACCGAGCGGCAGCTCGCGAGCGTACACGGCCTGCAGCAGTCCTCGCAGCAAGCCGAAGAGGGCATCTCGCAGCGGGTGCAAGCGCTGCAGCAGTCGGTCGCGGAGACCCTCGCGTCGTCAGGGTCCCCGTGCCTGCCTGTGCCTGCAGGTCGTGCTCCTCCGCCTGGCGACGACGCCGCTCCAGACTGCTCGGGGACGATGGCGGCGGCGGTTGCGAAGCTTGTCGCTCTTGAAAGCTTGGTGCATGAG GCTGACGGTCTGCGGAGGCAGACTCTTGAGCAGATGCAGCGCGTGCTGACCACCCGCCAGTCCGCGCGGGCGCTGCTTGTGATCAGTGACTACCTTTCCCGGCTACGCGCTCTGAGTTCTCTCTGGATCGCACGACCACGGGAATGA
- the LOC100274148 gene encoding transcription factor TGAL1 isoform X1 produces MAYASPGTDDTSTDLDTDEKNHMLELGQLVSLTASDSGNKAKDKLLGQKALRRLAQNREAARKSRLRKKAYVEQLENSRLKLSQLEQELQRARQQGIFIPTPGDDQQPNSTSEKAGALAFDKDYAGWEDEHRKQISELRAALSAHAGDDELRRIVDGVMAHHHEAFRLKCVAARADAFHVLSGMWKTPVERCFMWLGGFRPSEILKFLASHLDPLTERQLASVHGLQQSSQQAEEGISQRVQALQQSVAETLASSGSPCLPVPAGRAPPPGDDAAPDCSGTMAAAVAKLVALESLVHEADGLRRQTLEQMQRVLTTRQSARALLVISDYLSRLRALSSLWIARPRE; encoded by the exons ATGGCTTATGCAAGCCCCGGGACTGATGATACGTCGACAGATCTAGATACTGACGAGAAGAATCACATG TTGGAGCTAGGGCAGCTTGTGTCCCTTACAGCTTCTGATTCCGGCAACAAAGCAAAGGACAAGCTACTAGGTCAAAAG GCACTGCGCCGTCTGGCCCAGAACCGTGAAGCTGCTAGGAAAAGCCGTCTAAGAAAGAAG GCATACGTTGAGCAACTTGAGAATAGCAGGCTGAAACTTAGCCAGCTGGAGCAGGAACTCCAGCGTGCTCGCCAACag GGCATCTTCATTCCTACTCCGGGAGACGACCAGCAGCCAAACTCTACTAGTGAAAAAG CAGGTGCTTTGGCGTTTGACAAGGACTACGCTGGATGGGAAGACGAGCACAGGAAGCAGATAAGCGAGCTGAGGGCCGCGCTCAGCGCACACGCCGGTGACGACGAGCTCCGGCGCATCGTGGACGGCGTCATGGCGCATCACCACGAAGCGTTCAGGCTCAAGTGCGTGGCAGCCAGGGCCGACGCCTTCCACGTGCTGTCGGGGATGTGGAAGACCCCCGTGGAGAGGTGCTTTATGTGGCTGGGCGGATTTCGACCGTCAGAGATTCTAAAG TTCCTCGCAAGCCATCTGGACCCCCTCACCGAGCGGCAGCTCGCGAGCGTACACGGCCTGCAGCAGTCCTCGCAGCAAGCCGAAGAGGGCATCTCGCAGCGGGTGCAAGCGCTGCAGCAGTCGGTCGCGGAGACCCTCGCGTCGTCAGGGTCCCCGTGCCTGCCTGTGCCTGCAGGTCGTGCTCCTCCGCCTGGCGACGACGCCGCTCCAGACTGCTCGGGGACGATGGCGGCGGCGGTTGCGAAGCTTGTCGCTCTTGAAAGCTTGGTGCATGAG GCTGACGGTCTGCGGAGGCAGACTCTTGAGCAGATGCAGCGCGTGCTGACCACCCGCCAGTCCGCGCGGGCGCTGCTTGTGATCAGTGACTACCTTTCCCGGCTACGCGCTCTGAGTTCTCTCTGGATCGCACGACCACGGGAATGA
- the LOC100274148 gene encoding transcription factor TGAL1 isoform X4, with the protein MAYASPGTDDTSTDLDTDEKNHMLELGQLVSLTASDSGNKAKDKLLGQKALRRLAQNREAARKSRLRKKAYVEQLENSRLKLSQLEQELQRARQQGIFIPTPGDDQQPNSTSEKGALAFDKDYAGWEDEHRKQISELRAALSAHAGDDELRRIVDGVMAHHHEAFRLKCVAARADAFHVLSGMWKTPVERCFMWLGGFRPSEILKYSSSQAIWTPSPSGSSRAYTACSSPRSKPKRASRSGCKRCSSRSRRPSRRQGPRACLCLQVVLLRLATTPLQTARGRWRRRLRSLSLLKAWCMRLTVCGGRLLSRCSAC; encoded by the exons ATGGCTTATGCAAGCCCCGGGACTGATGATACGTCGACAGATCTAGATACTGACGAGAAGAATCACATG TTGGAGCTAGGGCAGCTTGTGTCCCTTACAGCTTCTGATTCCGGCAACAAAGCAAAGGACAAGCTACTAGGTCAAAAG GCACTGCGCCGTCTGGCCCAGAACCGTGAAGCTGCTAGGAAAAGCCGTCTAAGAAAGAAG GCATACGTTGAGCAACTTGAGAATAGCAGGCTGAAACTTAGCCAGCTGGAGCAGGAACTCCAGCGTGCTCGCCAACag GGCATCTTCATTCCTACTCCGGGAGACGACCAGCAGCCAAACTCTACTAGTGAAAAAG GTGCTTTGGCGTTTGACAAGGACTACGCTGGATGGGAAGACGAGCACAGGAAGCAGATAAGCGAGCTGAGGGCCGCGCTCAGCGCACACGCCGGTGACGACGAGCTCCGGCGCATCGTGGACGGCGTCATGGCGCATCACCACGAAGCGTTCAGGCTCAAGTGCGTGGCAGCCAGGGCCGACGCCTTCCACGTGCTGTCGGGGATGTGGAAGACCCCCGTGGAGAGGTGCTTTATGTGGCTGGGCGGATTTCGACCGTCAGAGATTCTAAAG TACAGTTCCTCGCAAGCCATCTGGACCCCCTCACCGAGCGGCAGCTCGCGAGCGTACACGGCCTGCAGCAGTCCTCGCAGCAAGCCGAAGAGGGCATCTCGCAGCGGGTGCAAGCGCTGCAGCAGTCGGTCGCGGAGACCCTCGCGTCGTCAGGGTCCCCGTGCCTGCCTGTGCCTGCAGGTCGTGCTCCTCCGCCTGGCGACGACGCCGCTCCAGACTGCTCGGGGACGATGGCGGCGGCGGTTGCGAAGCTTGTCGCTCTTGAAAGCTTGGTGCATGAG GCTGACGGTCTGCGGAGGCAGACTCTTGAGCAGATGCAGCGCGTGCTGA
- the LOC100274148 gene encoding transcription factor TGAL1 isoform X3 translates to MAYASPGTDDTSTDLDTDEKNHMLELGQLVSLTASDSGNKAKDKLLGQKALRRLAQNREAARKSRLRKKAYVEQLENSRLKLSQLEQELQRARQQGIFIPTPGDDQQPNSTSEKAGALAFDKDYAGWEDEHRKQISELRAALSAHAGDDELRRIVDGVMAHHHEAFRLKCVAARADAFHVLSGMWKTPVERCFMWLGGFRPSEILKYSSSQAIWTPSPSGSSRAYTACSSPRSKPKRASRSGCKRCSSRSRRPSRRQGPRACLCLQVVLLRLATTPLQTARGRWRRRLRSLSLLKAWCMRLTVCGGRLLSRCSAC, encoded by the exons ATGGCTTATGCAAGCCCCGGGACTGATGATACGTCGACAGATCTAGATACTGACGAGAAGAATCACATG TTGGAGCTAGGGCAGCTTGTGTCCCTTACAGCTTCTGATTCCGGCAACAAAGCAAAGGACAAGCTACTAGGTCAAAAG GCACTGCGCCGTCTGGCCCAGAACCGTGAAGCTGCTAGGAAAAGCCGTCTAAGAAAGAAG GCATACGTTGAGCAACTTGAGAATAGCAGGCTGAAACTTAGCCAGCTGGAGCAGGAACTCCAGCGTGCTCGCCAACag GGCATCTTCATTCCTACTCCGGGAGACGACCAGCAGCCAAACTCTACTAGTGAAAAAG CAGGTGCTTTGGCGTTTGACAAGGACTACGCTGGATGGGAAGACGAGCACAGGAAGCAGATAAGCGAGCTGAGGGCCGCGCTCAGCGCACACGCCGGTGACGACGAGCTCCGGCGCATCGTGGACGGCGTCATGGCGCATCACCACGAAGCGTTCAGGCTCAAGTGCGTGGCAGCCAGGGCCGACGCCTTCCACGTGCTGTCGGGGATGTGGAAGACCCCCGTGGAGAGGTGCTTTATGTGGCTGGGCGGATTTCGACCGTCAGAGATTCTAAAG TACAGTTCCTCGCAAGCCATCTGGACCCCCTCACCGAGCGGCAGCTCGCGAGCGTACACGGCCTGCAGCAGTCCTCGCAGCAAGCCGAAGAGGGCATCTCGCAGCGGGTGCAAGCGCTGCAGCAGTCGGTCGCGGAGACCCTCGCGTCGTCAGGGTCCCCGTGCCTGCCTGTGCCTGCAGGTCGTGCTCCTCCGCCTGGCGACGACGCCGCTCCAGACTGCTCGGGGACGATGGCGGCGGCGGTTGCGAAGCTTGTCGCTCTTGAAAGCTTGGTGCATGAG GCTGACGGTCTGCGGAGGCAGACTCTTGAGCAGATGCAGCGCGTGCTGA
- the LOC100384596 gene encoding uncharacterized protein LOC100384596 produces MASAPTRPRKVPPRAPPLARTPPRFAAPAPARPRPRRARPPRLRRPPRRRRHGQLLPGVVVVRGARAAAAAGPLRLVAPRGFACLGVADRGARARQAPGPHRPRAGPAHGGREGHLRRGQGARARAVRRHVAVHAQGHGAQVRVQDHQQEEAVHQGGRGGRAARGADHVPPVRPAGRGGAQGRVRGQGLRAPRHGALRRRRALRPHHRQGPLHRARRRLAAPHHRRDRAHLPLHGRHPPRPQARELPPPQQGRGRAAQGHRLWALRLLQGRLICLLSLSSMVALHHHIHICCSAYALQCDAGEVFRDIVGSAYYIAPEVLKRSYGPEADIWSVGVIVYILLSGVPPFWAESEHGIFNAILRGQVDFTSDPWPRISQGAKDLVRKMLNPDPKQRISAYDVLNHPWIKEDGEAPDTPLDNAVLGRLKQFRAMNQFKKAALRVIAGCLSEEEIRGLKEMFKSMDSDSSGTITVDELRRGLANKGTKLSEAEVQQLMEAADADGNGTIDYEEFITATMHMNRMDRDEHLYTAFQYFDKDNSGYITMEELEQALREKGLLDGRDIKEIVAEVDADNDGRINYTEFAAMMRKGDPEPSNPKKRRDIVL; encoded by the exons ATGGCCAGCGCTCCCACCCGTCCGAGAAAGGTTCCCCCGCGCGCCCCACCGCTCGCCCGGACACCTCCCCGGTTCGCTGCGCCCGCGCCTGCGCGTCCGCGTCCCCGGCGCGCGAGGCCCCCGCGTCTCCGTCGCCCCCCTCGCCGTCGCCGACATGGGCAACTGCTGCCCGGGGTCGTCGTCGTCCGCGGAGCCCGCGCCGCCGCAGCCGCCGGACCCCTCCGGCTCGTCGCGCCCCGTGGCTTCGCCTGCCTCGGTGTCGCCGACCGCGGCGCCCGCGCCCGCCAGGCCCCCGGCCCCCATCGGCCCCGTGCTGGGCCGGCCCATGGAGGACGTGAGGGCCACCTACGCCGTGGGCAAGGAGCTCGGGCGCGGGCAGTTCGGCGTCACGTCGCTGTGCACGCACAAGGCCACGGGGCACAGGTTCGCGTGCAAGACCATCAGCAAGAGGAAGCTGTCCACCAAGGAGGACGTGGAGGACGTGCGGCGCGAGGTGCAGATCATGTACCACCTGTCCGGCCAGCCGGGCGTGGTGGAGCTCAAGGGCGCGTACGAGGACAAGGGCTCCGTGCACCTCGTCATGGAGCTCTGCGCCGGCGGCGAGCTCTTCGACCGCATCATCGCCAGGGGCCACTACACCGAGCGCGCCGCCGCCTCGCTGCTCCGCACCATCGTCGAGATCGTGCACACCTGCCACTCCATGGGCGTCATCCACCGCGACCTCAAGCCCGAGAACTTCCTCCTCCTCAGCAAGGACGAGGACGCGCCGCTCAAGGCCACCGACTTTGGGCTCTCCGTCTTCTTCAAGGAAGGTTGATTTGCTTGCTCTCACTCTCCTCCATGGTTGCATTGCATCATCACATTCATATCTGTTGCTCTGCATATGCATTGCAATGCGATGCAGGGGAGGTGTTCAGGGACATCGTCGGCAGCGCCTACTACATCGCTCCGGAGGTGCTGAAGCGGAGCTACGGGCCCGAGGCCGACATATGGAGCGTCGGCGTCATAGTCTACATCCTGCTCTCCGGCGTTCCGCCCTTCTGGGCAG AGTCGGAGCACGGCATCTTCAACGCCATCCTGAGGGGGCAGGTCGACTTCACCAGCGACCCATGGCCGCGCATCTCGCAGGGCGCCAAGGACCTCGTCAGGAAGATGCTCAACCCTGACCCCAAGCAGCGGATTTCTGCATACGACGTCCTCA ACCATCCGTGGATCAAGGAGGACGGCGAGGCGCCGGACACGCCGCTGGACAACGCGGTCCTCGgccggctgaagcagttcagggccATGAACCAGTTCAAGAAGGCGGCGCTGCGGGTCATCGCGGGGTGCCTGTCGGAGGAGGAGATCCGTGGGCTCAAGGAGATGTTCAAGAGCATGGACTCCGACAGCAGCGGCACCATCACCGTGGACGAGCTGCGGAGAGGGCTGGCCAACAAGGGCACCAAGCTGAGCGAGGCCGAAGTCCAGCAGCTCATGGAAGCT GCCGACGCCGACGGGAACGGGACGATCGACTACGAGGAGTTCATCACGGCGACGATGCACATGAACCGGATGGATCGCGACGAGCACCTCTACACCGCGTTCCAGTACTTCGACAAGGACAACAGCGG GTACATCACGATGGAAGAGCTGGAGCAAGCCCTGAGGGAGAAGGGCCTGCTGGACGGCCGAGACATCAAGGAGATCGTGGCGGAAGTGGACGCCGACAAC GACGGGCGGATCAACTACACCGAGTTCGCGGCGATGATGAGGAAAGGAGACCCGGAGCCGTCCAACCCCAAGAAGCGGCGCGACATCGTCCTGTAG
- the LOC100384596 gene encoding uncharacterized protein isoform X1, which produces MGNCCPGSSSSAEPAPPQPPDPSGSSRPVASPASVSPTAAPAPARPPAPIGPVLGRPMEDVRATYAVGKELGRGQFGVTSLCTHKATGHRFACKTISKRKLSTKEDVEDVRREVQIMYHLSGQPGVVELKGAYEDKGSVHLVMELCAGGELFDRIIARGHYTERAAASLLRTIVEIVHTCHSMGVIHRDLKPENFLLLSKDEDAPLKATDFGLSVFFKEGEVFRDIVGSAYYIAPEVLKRSYGPEADIWSVGVIVYILLSGVPPFWAESEHGIFNAILRGQVDFTSDPWPRISQGAKDLVRKMLNPDPKQRISAYDVLNHPWIKEDGEAPDTPLDNAVLGRLKQFRAMNQFKKAALRVIAGCLSEEEIRGLKEMFKSMDSDSSGTITVDELRRGLANKGTKLSEAEVQQLMEAADADGNGTIDYEEFITATMHMNRMDRDEHLYTAFQYFDKDNSGYITMEELEQALREKGLLDGRDIKEIVAEVDADNDGRINYTEFAAMMRKGDPEPSNPKKRRDIVL; this is translated from the exons ATGGGCAACTGCTGCCCGGGGTCGTCGTCGTCCGCGGAGCCCGCGCCGCCGCAGCCGCCGGACCCCTCCGGCTCGTCGCGCCCCGTGGCTTCGCCTGCCTCGGTGTCGCCGACCGCGGCGCCCGCGCCCGCCAGGCCCCCGGCCCCCATCGGCCCCGTGCTGGGCCGGCCCATGGAGGACGTGAGGGCCACCTACGCCGTGGGCAAGGAGCTCGGGCGCGGGCAGTTCGGCGTCACGTCGCTGTGCACGCACAAGGCCACGGGGCACAGGTTCGCGTGCAAGACCATCAGCAAGAGGAAGCTGTCCACCAAGGAGGACGTGGAGGACGTGCGGCGCGAGGTGCAGATCATGTACCACCTGTCCGGCCAGCCGGGCGTGGTGGAGCTCAAGGGCGCGTACGAGGACAAGGGCTCCGTGCACCTCGTCATGGAGCTCTGCGCCGGCGGCGAGCTCTTCGACCGCATCATCGCCAGGGGCCACTACACCGAGCGCGCCGCCGCCTCGCTGCTCCGCACCATCGTCGAGATCGTGCACACCTGCCACTCCATGGGCGTCATCCACCGCGACCTCAAGCCCGAGAACTTCCTCCTCCTCAGCAAGGACGAGGACGCGCCGCTCAAGGCCACCGACTTTGGGCTCTCCGTCTTCTTCAAGGAAG GGGAGGTGTTCAGGGACATCGTCGGCAGCGCCTACTACATCGCTCCGGAGGTGCTGAAGCGGAGCTACGGGCCCGAGGCCGACATATGGAGCGTCGGCGTCATAGTCTACATCCTGCTCTCCGGCGTTCCGCCCTTCTGGGCAG AGTCGGAGCACGGCATCTTCAACGCCATCCTGAGGGGGCAGGTCGACTTCACCAGCGACCCATGGCCGCGCATCTCGCAGGGCGCCAAGGACCTCGTCAGGAAGATGCTCAACCCTGACCCCAAGCAGCGGATTTCTGCATACGACGTCCTCA ACCATCCGTGGATCAAGGAGGACGGCGAGGCGCCGGACACGCCGCTGGACAACGCGGTCCTCGgccggctgaagcagttcagggccATGAACCAGTTCAAGAAGGCGGCGCTGCGGGTCATCGCGGGGTGCCTGTCGGAGGAGGAGATCCGTGGGCTCAAGGAGATGTTCAAGAGCATGGACTCCGACAGCAGCGGCACCATCACCGTGGACGAGCTGCGGAGAGGGCTGGCCAACAAGGGCACCAAGCTGAGCGAGGCCGAAGTCCAGCAGCTCATGGAAGCT GCCGACGCCGACGGGAACGGGACGATCGACTACGAGGAGTTCATCACGGCGACGATGCACATGAACCGGATGGATCGCGACGAGCACCTCTACACCGCGTTCCAGTACTTCGACAAGGACAACAGCGG GTACATCACGATGGAAGAGCTGGAGCAAGCCCTGAGGGAGAAGGGCCTGCTGGACGGCCGAGACATCAAGGAGATCGTGGCGGAAGTGGACGCCGACAAC GACGGGCGGATCAACTACACCGAGTTCGCGGCGATGATGAGGAAAGGAGACCCGGAGCCGTCCAACCCCAAGAAGCGGCGCGACATCGTCCTGTAG